The Ciona intestinalis unplaced genomic scaffold, KH HT001174.1, whole genome shotgun sequence genome contains the following window.
CCAACAGCTAGACTGCTTTCATATGTCTCTATGAAAGATGATACTAATGTACTTGTCAGACTACATTGCAAATATGCTGTATGTGTCACAATGAATCACAATATCCAAACATGAACTTTCTTTCAAGGAATTCCTGTCCTACTTCAAAGACTCTTCACAAGTTTGCAACATTTGTTCAAAACTGAAGGTGAGGTTGTTGGTTTATTGACAATAACGCTTTTGTTTGACATTTTTACATGGGTAGTTTTTACTAttggcgtgttttaacaactttcgttttgctgctaattctttttgatgttttaatcAGACCCTTGGTATtgcattcaaagaaataaatttatattagctatgtaatgttataaccttttttattttaactaattaattttatgataccattaattttgtttaaatttctcaGATAAGTTTTCAACGAAAGAAATTCTGGTTAATTGTTTGGAAACGGAAATTGCTGAGGTTTTACAAAACTGTGTGGACGAGTaagatgtttaattttatcaacaaTATATAGTTCATAGTTTAACATTATGCGTCATCTGCAACAATtaaatctttatattttaatgctCAAGAAGTTTTCAAATCACTTCCACAAACGGACATAATGACAATATAATGATGGCATGAAATAATGTTGTAACAAGGCCAGAACATGGATACCAcgtttcttaattttttaataaaatcaggTCTCCAGTTTTATAGATTTTGGTTCCAACTACACAACGATCAAACTACTAAATGTAAAGTGAGTCCTCCGAACCACACATTCCCACGATCTTCTAATTACACCTgcccatattttataaactattgTTAACAAtcaaccccccccccccagaTTCAAGCACGCGGGTTTAAACATTGGATCTTACCCTGATTGGTCGAATAATTATTACAAGGTTCGGATTGTATTGGAATCGCTCAACCATGAAGTGGTTGACGCCGCCACTCAATATTTACATATGCGCTTGCCAAGTGATCGGATCttactaagtatgttactGTTGGGTTTTCAATCCCATTTGTGTGTTAGATAATAATATGTTACTGtgacatttataaatatgttaaccAATGACATTATAATAGATGCCAAACATTTTCACAGCAGAATAAGTTTGCTCATGTTGTGTTTCAACTGTTAATTAAAGTAACGTTTGTGtattagaaaatattgaaatcATATTATAATGCGATTTAACAAAGAACTAAAAAAATGGGGAGGAATTTTatcctatatgggtgaggtcccacaaGGAGGCTCGCCATGGGACgtgggatttatgccagagttggcccattaccccaacacccaggctgATTATATACGTTTGAATAGAAGATACGCATGTGACTAGTTTGCTTGTTAGTCAGGGCAAAGATAGTtcgacacacaatcctgtgaaacaaaacgaatattggttgtaatgttcaCTGGTTAATGcacctatgacatcataatgaaaTTTAGATTAACACAAACATTATTCACAGACTATGTGTTGGATCCTGTATCGTTGAATGGTGGAGACATCAATGCAACAAACTTTCAATCAATGTTGTGGCATAAAGTTAAATCATCAGTGAGTATACGTGGTGGTTGTGCAGTTTATAATTACTTGCAACAATCATGTATCTATGTGGTCtatctatatattaaaattgatcTGAAACCTCAAATCACAACTGTAACCTCAAACAATTGCACTTTAATCTATGGTATGTGGGTGGTACGAGTCCCgctctttttaaaaaaagaaaattaaacaaacatttctaTTCTTCTGAAATTTATCGCATTAAAAACACAGCTGTGATATATCtatataaagttgtttatattatgccTAGTACAATTTGTCCGCATGTAATAtctagttatttttttaggagAGCTTGGACATTCCTgttaaaatatcttaaaatgtGAAGAATCCAATTAAACAAGTTATCAGTGTTACttatgtatgacatcataatcctTACTATTCGTTCATTTAGTTGGAAGTTTTAGAAGAAACCTTACGCAAGTATGAACCTCATGAAATATGTGTTGGTTTTAATGGAGGGAAGGATTGTACTGCGTTGTTGCATTTGTATCACGCTGCCCTGTGTAGGTGGGTGGGTTATGCTGGCCTGGGTGATTGTCTATGATCTGTGTTtgaggctcaatgctgctaccattgtgggtgtgtaagacacttaatttttgctttaacgtaacccaaaaaacaatcatccacaaagttaaatacatggtaactcgtaagcgggcatgaggtgtatgaaacagaaaacctgtgttataacggttGTCGTTGGCCacgaaaataataaagtttctaATTTATTGAACAATATCCAACAGAGCAGGTATTGAGATCAACCCAACAAACTTCAAAGCTTTGTACATCAAGGATAAATATCCATTCGAGGAAGTTGAACAGTTCATGGAGAGTTCCGTCATCAGGTTGGTGATTGTAATGCAGTGTAGctaaacctggggtggcagggagGGCAGGCAACTCTGGAATTTTCTGTattattcagtaaacatttaaaccaataagttagattcgTTTCTTAGGAATGTGTTATGagcgggtgttggggtaatagaccaactctgacctaaatcccaggtcccatgatatgcctcactgtaggacctcacccatatagaatagagttTATGATGATTATGTTGTATATTACCACCACCCCAGATACAAATTCCACCTCACCACGATGACGGGCGATATGAAGCAAGCATTGGAAGCATTGAAGCGTGACCACCCATCCATAAAAGCTGTTGTCATGGGAACTCGATGTAGCGACCCACATTCTATGGATTTATCCTCGTTCACGATGACGGATTCTGATTGGCCGAGGTTTATGAGAGTCAACCCGCTATTGGTgggtttaaattttctaagatttccaaaaatatattatatatgtaacaaTGATGCCATTACATTTGTAGCACTGGACGTACCACGATGTTTGGAAATTCATGAGGAAACTTTATCTTCCATATTGTGTGTTGTATGATAAGGGGTAAGTTGGGTGTGGGTGatgtattgtttatataggaatatatttctctattaaTATTGTAATATGAACGAATGGAAATCTCCTTCAGGAGTATATCtactaatgtatatattaggatgttttattaaatattgtggTTCCTAATATAGTTAGTGTATATTCTCTTGCCCAAAGTTACACACGGTCATAATAGTAGCAGtggtgagccttgaacctgtgtcccctgggttagaggcagacgcTCCAACCACTGTACCACGGCGCCAGTTTAATCTTATTAATCTTTGtattaatgtttattgttgaCCAGATACACGAGTTTGGGAAGTCGCGATAAAACCGAACGCAACAAGAAGTTGCTGACCACCAATATACATGGCAGTTCAATGTATTTGCCCGCTTATACTTTACAAGATGGAGACTTGGAAAGGAATGGACGACTGTGATTTATCTATGCAATAATTACTTTTATCAAAGcaataaattaattcaagttaaACAAGGGAATTGTGGAATATAAGATCagttgtttgaaattttttaaaacgtacTGGGTTCGAGGTTCGTCCtggtaaataacatttaaaggcaatttctccaaccccagtggtcactaatgggttgtctaatttatcagccatacataaaaacaatcatccgCAAAGGTACATCCAGCGTTCGTCGGTTTGTGCGGTTAATACGTCACAggtggtttgtgacgtcacaatgtgtTGATGCATAGGAAATTCCATAATTATGTTGATGACCAttctaaattataaaacaagctGATGTTAtcgtagggtgggggaagatgggacaccttttaattctgctttctcgtcccgtttgatagtaaacgaagaacactcaaagaattataaaaccgtatcctcacgactcccatagaccgttgttaattgtttaaaactcgatcaggatatttaggtattatgtgctaaaggtgtcccgtcttaccccacagtattatattgttataagACATGACTTTTTGATAGGCCATGGTTTATACCGGAGAGGCCAAAATACCATTTTTCGCCTGGTAGCGGAAGTAACGGAATAATTGATATTATCATCATAAATTGTAAACTCTAGAATagtaataatgacgtcatagttgtACGATTGTTCTGCAACAAAcatgatttaatttaaaccattgtCGGAATTAGGTCAATTACCATGAACGTAAACCGCTACGCGAGCCACGCTAATGGCTTTCACAGTTCTTCGTTTGTTTCGTCACAGTCAGCAGTTGGTTGAAGCGGCGGCAGACGTgtgtgtttgtgatgtcataaaggtTTACGTATATTGTTGTAAAGTTTAGAATCGAAAGTTTTCAGGATAGTttaagttgttataatatttaatattatttactttaatttgagcgacattttttatagaaaaatattttttttaattttaaaaactttttatcgCAGTTTTTGGCAACGCAGGTGATGCTTCAATTGTTACGAAAGAAAgtgttattatgacgtatatCGGTTCAACGAGTTTTCGCGTTTTCGGTATTTGCGTGTCATTGTTacaagtgacgtcatcaataaGGGATATAAACGTCACAGTGATGGTTCCTGGTATCAATGCATTGGAACATTTGGCTTCAAGTTACCATGACAACCATGCATCCCATAATGATGGTGACTATGACAACACCTTTGGGGGTCCATGGGAAAGCCCCTCTTACGACGATATCACCCACCCCGACCCCCCACCCATACAAACCATGGATAAATACCACGCCTACCCTTGGTCTTATATCTTCGTGAAGCCAGCCCTCACTGTAGCGTTGAAGACATTACGCAACTCCCCGCTACTTGAAGACTTCAACATCAACCTTCAATATCATGATTCGGGCAATGCTGTGGGTAGAACTTCATCAAGGTAATATTAAATAACGCGACCTGGGCTCGAACCCGGGACCCTTTGGTTGTCGATGTTTGTATGGAATCGAACATAATGCATGGatgcaatttatttataacacgggcgttctgtttcatacacctcgtgtaactttgtgggtgattgtttttctgtatggttgacaatttaaacaacccgaGACAGGCGTTAACTATACATGACCACGCTATAAATATAGACCTGGCTCCATAATGCATGCGACGTTGCTCACAAGTGTCCATTATAATCTTATTATAGataaaatcacaaaacaaacaaccatCAAAATGTATTTCAGACTCATAATATGTTTGGCGGCAACAACATAGTTAAGGGAATCTATTTAACACGTACTGGTCATGCATAATAGTGGGGTAGTATGGGACATGTTGtcatcgtcccattttgtagtaaacaaagaatattcacgaAATTATATAACCACACCCCTCGACTCCAAAGGAGCGTTGTTAAAAACGCaaccaggaaatatgggatctAGTTTCTATAAcgatattccatcttaccccacagttcttTTGGCCCTTGCTTTCATACAAGTATAATCATATTTGTTTAGATTATCGCAAATAGCTTCGGTAGACGCGATGATAAAGGACGGGATGGCGGCCATGATTGGACCGGTTGACGCTTACTCGGTGTCACGTGTTATGTCGTTCACGGCTCATTGGAATGTACTTACGTTAACACCAGGAGCTATTTCATATGTGTTGAGGGTGAGACTTTGTTTAATGATAGAAGTGATCTATTTAAACCGGCATGGTGGGGCAGCAAAGACAGTcgtataacacaggtgttctgttctatACGCCTTGTGTCAGTTACGTCACGATGACGCATTTTTATCCATACGTCCActcaatacaaaataaacaaagttaaaaatattcattgaccactttatgtttaacaaagtCCCCTGCTGGGTATTTCCCTAACCGAAAACCACAGCTTCCAGATGAACACGAATCGACAGCCAACGTAATGATAAGGACGGGGCTTGCAGCCGTGAAGGTGGGTGATTGCGTGTCGGCGATACTGCGGTATTACAACTGGACGAACACGGTGAACGAAATATTTGATGATGAATTAGATAAGAGGTGAGGTTCGGACCAaggttttctatttttataaattattctgATTAATTATTTACAGCTTACTGTGTTTATTGTATCCTGTTTCAGGTTTGGCAGCATCGCGTTTATCTGGAACTTTAAGTAGTTTTACCCACAGCGTGTTTtattgactgttgttttgccgctaattcccttctcttcattgttttaattaatttcattgttataacttgccagcagacacaaggtgtatgaaacagaacacccgtgttataacgactattgttgccccgccatgcgaggataaataagttaataacATACACTGAACAACCCCCTCCCCCCTTCCAGCTCAAGGAATCATTACTTTATCGCTGAAGGAATATTTGCCGTGGTAACAAAGAAGATCACCGGGGTAAACATGCACCAAACCAGGGTGGCTGAGTTTAATGAATATAACCCACCAAACATGGGGGAACCGATCAACTTTGATAGTTTGATGTTCAATGTGAAAGCTTACAGCCGAAGTAAGTTGTTGTTTCAACATAAACATACCAGTCCATATATATGAAACGATTGTCTTTATTCTCAAACGTTTATTGGAAATTTTTAACTTCCAACTTAAGACggtttcagtttaaaataaaaacgttttacctgatatatatatatatatgggccacaatgtttgtattgaaggTGATCATTAAATTAACGATGTTATCAATTTAAACCATCTGTTAAAACTAAGTGTTGATCTAAAagaacttaacttatataaacacctgtgaaaagtggtgcaaccaattcaagatTAACATTTTGTTCCCATTTCCACCACAAGTCCTCCTAATAAGTGCTGATGACATCATCGTGAGGAAGATTCTCACGGCCGCGTACCTTCATCAACATCCAACATCGGACTTCGCTTACATTATTATCGACCTCGAGAACAAACTTGGAGCAACACCGTGGGTTTATAAAGATGAGAATGGACAGGAGGTTAATGTAAGGAACATAATGTTTATCTATTTGAATAGTGAAGATTATATTCAAACAAAGAGTAGGGAATTAACAAAAgacaacagttattaaaaactGGCTTTGGTTAAAAAGCGTGGATGTTGAACCCAAACCTAAACCTAATGTTGCgttatttctgtaaaaagtAATATCTTCTTGGTAAGGAGTAGGCGTATTAATTACTATAACAGTGCTGGTGGAATTAAACTGAAGTGAAACGCCAAGCAATACATTTAGCTTCGAGTGTCCAAACACCCACAATAACCCCCCCTCCTTCATAACAGGATCTTAACCTCCGCGAAGTTCTTGAATCGTCTCTAATCATTACCCTCCCACTCGATCACTCACATAGATATCTTAAGTTCGTGGATGATGTATTGATGGAACTTGATAGGTGGGGTTGGTGtgtattactgtggggtaagatgggacgccttcagcacataatatcccatatttcccaatcatgttttaaacaattaacaacactcttctTTTTTGAGAATACAATTAtctaattctgtaaataatctttgtttaccattggggtgataaaagagaatcaaaacatgtcccatcttaccccaacttactcTATGTTAACagttgacagcgagcatgaggtgtttgcaacaaaacacccgtattataactcgacagcgagcataaggtCCATGTTATTGCAGGGAAAGATCGTTATCCGACGTTGAGCGATCACAAGCTGTTGATTCAATGATGAAACTTGAGATGGAAAACTTTAAAGTGGAAACAAAGCACGAATATTTCATGGTAAGATGAAGTAAAGTTGTTTTCATGTTGATATACCAGTTGTTTTTCATGGCAATACATTAGTTATATTTAACAGTAACTAAAACTTAATTATCCGAATTGATTTTAATTCAAATCGGCCTTCAGTAAAATATTAAGAGCAACTCTTAAAATAATTCACCCaccaaaagtaaaatcacTCAAACAGAATATTAAGGTCTAAACACTTTCAGTTTAAATCTGAATCAATTCAACCTTTAAACACCCCCCCTCTAGAAAAACAAGTACCCTGCGTATTTCCATGATACGTTACTGATTCTCGCTGACGTACTTAACTCAACACTGAGCAACAACCAGACCTCGACCTCCAACCAACTTCACCCATTATGTCACTCCACACATCGGAACCTGTTCCCTAATGGAACGACGTTGTTGGAAAAATATATCATAAATAAAAGGTTTCAAGGTATTTGAATGAATGCGattcatttaatatatttgatacAATTGTCTTCACTCAAGTTggttaaatgaataaatgtgacttgtttattcttgtgtgggggggcaacgacaacacatatgtaacttatttgtagTTGATTGGATTTTGTGTATTAGAAGTGTGTGTATTTTAGgacaatataaacataacaaccATACACAataatatgatatatttactttttttgtattaaaccgTAACACTTGAAAATAAAGTcattttgttctgtttatatGACTGCCATATGTGTATTGTCTTAATGGTCTTACTTAATAATTCCTGTTAAATTTGAATcgtattaaacttaatttacaTATTATATGGTGGTAtcgtgtttgttgtttaaccCCCCTTTCacttacaaaactaaaaacctAAAATTCAAAACCATGTTCATT
Protein-coding sequences here:
- the LOC100179492 gene encoding FAD synthase; the protein is MRIITTGLCEKFTKTKHLCLNRLHTCVNHYNMSRTAGILIIGDEILKGQTQDTNSVYLSQSLHKLGVNVRKISVIGDNVDEIAVEVRKFSSDYDMVLTSGGIGPTHDDVTLEGVARACDVTIHPHPTLVELCEKYFGVKDLNSPQLKLAHVPETSQLHFGVDPVKKEKLKFPLIAVNNIYVFPGIPVLLQRLFTSLQHLFKTEDKFSTKEILVNCLETEIAEVLQNCVDEFKHAGLNIGSYPDWSNNYYKVRIVLESLNHEVVDAATQYLHMRLPSDRILLNYVLDPVSLNGGDINATNFQSMLWHKVKSSLEVLEETLRKYEPHEICVGFNGGKDCTALLHLYHAALCRAGIEINPTNFKALYIKDKYPFEEVEQFMESSVIRYKFHLTTMTGDMKQALEALKRDHPSIKAVVMGTRCSDPHSMDLSSFTMTDSDWPRFMRVNPLLHWTYHDVWKFMRKLYLPYCVLYDKGYTSLGSRDKTERNKKLLTTNIHGSSMYLPAYTLQDGDLERNGRL
- the LOC100177156 gene encoding atrial natriuretic peptide receptor 1 isoform X2, with the translated sequence MTYIGSTSFRVFGICVSLLQVTSSIRDINVTVMVPGINALEHLASSYHDNHASHNDGDYDNTFGGPWESPSYDDITHPDPPPIQTMDKYHAYPWSYIFVKPALTVALKTLRNSPLLEDFNINLQYHDSGNAVGRTSSRLSQIASVDAMIKDGMAAMIGPVDAYSVSRVMSFTAHWNVLTLTPGAISYVLRLPDEHESTANVMIRTGLAAVKVGDCVSAILRYYNWTNTVNEIFDDELDKSSRNHYFIAEGIFAVVTKKITGVNMHQTRVAEFNEYNPPNMGEPINFDSLMFNVKAYSRILLISADDIIVRKILTAAYLHQHPTSDFAYIIIDLENKLGATPWVYKDENGQEVNDLNLREVLESSLIITLPLDHSHRYLKFVDDVLMELDRERSLSDVERSQAVDSMMKLEMENFKVETKHEYFMKNKYPAYFHDTLLILADVLNSTLSNNQTSTSNQLHPLCHSTHRNLFPNGTTLLEKYIINKRFQGVMGEVIIDQNGDRLLDFVVLDLDPIQGRFRSVGRYYGEYDIYVEETSSHWPGGSPPLDIPKCGFMEEKCLKETNDQTYFTIVTVVSLVCFSAVSAVVCVTTYRKYLLKKELESQLWRVHWREISLMNESEVRESDASSTVNPSLKKRKTSAASLISEKINHSFTTTAMYKGKLVTVKLMSRRKIDLTKKFLMELKHMRDVSHDHITRFEGACLDPRICVLTEYCPKGSLKDILQNDEIRLDWMFRFSLMNDIVKGMSFLHGSPIHSHGNLKSSNCVVDSRFVLKITDYGLSTFRSMSKYEDSDNFYEKKLWTSPELLRSPIPPPNGSQKGDVYSFAIIVHEIALRKGTFYVGGIHFGGRGIITKVRNGCYPYFRPLLDHSILSDDLCLLMQRCWAEDPSERPDFQQLKDIIKKFNKENGGNLVENLLHRMEQYANNLEGLVEERTAAYLEEKRKADELLYQMLPVFVLCWCCWIEDASILFVR